A single region of the Planctomycetia bacterium genome encodes:
- a CDS encoding alpha/beta hydrolase: MKTTFSRFRLFVATALLLGHTASAEAQQAAPAKPQAEATRKPTPTEEIKQAFESTVDIRFDQPYAGNDNPKQQLDIFLPKKRVDDKPVPVVVFIHGGGWSGGDRKGYAQPAAFLAASGKYAAISVGYRLSGEKIWPAQIYDCKAAIRWIRAHAKELNIDPERIGATGGSAGGHLVTLLGLTAGNKDLEGDVGEHSGVSSAITCVINFCGPSDLTTPLMQGEAAKKDDPAVVGLIGGSLAEKADVAKAVSPLTYVTKQAVPIMTVHGTADARVNYTNAERLDAALKQAGTVSLLIPMQGAGHGIPTGPELSGRMQQFWDLYLRDVKSEISTAPIVVAPPAPPK, translated from the coding sequence ATGAAAACGACCTTCTCGCGATTCCGTCTGTTCGTGGCGACGGCTCTCTTGCTTGGGCACACAGCTTCGGCCGAGGCGCAGCAAGCGGCGCCGGCGAAACCGCAAGCGGAAGCCACGCGCAAGCCGACGCCGACGGAAGAGATCAAGCAGGCCTTCGAGAGCACGGTCGACATTCGTTTTGACCAACCTTATGCGGGCAACGACAATCCGAAACAGCAGCTCGACATTTTTCTGCCGAAGAAGCGCGTGGACGATAAGCCGGTGCCGGTCGTGGTGTTCATTCACGGCGGCGGCTGGAGCGGCGGCGATAGGAAAGGTTATGCCCAACCTGCGGCCTTCCTCGCGGCAAGCGGCAAGTATGCGGCGATCTCGGTCGGTTATCGGCTGAGCGGCGAAAAGATTTGGCCGGCCCAGATCTACGATTGCAAAGCGGCGATCCGTTGGATTCGGGCTCATGCGAAGGAGCTGAACATCGATCCGGAGCGCATCGGCGCCACCGGCGGATCGGCCGGAGGACATCTCGTCACCCTGCTCGGGCTCACGGCCGGCAACAAGGACCTGGAAGGAGACGTCGGCGAGCATTCCGGCGTAAGCAGTGCGATCACGTGCGTCATCAACTTCTGCGGCCCCTCGGATCTGACGACGCCGCTTATGCAGGGCGAAGCCGCGAAGAAAGACGATCCGGCGGTCGTCGGGCTGATCGGCGGCAGCTTGGCCGAGAAGGCCGACGTCGCCAAGGCGGTCTCGCCGCTCACGTATGTGACGAAGCAAGCGGTGCCGATCATGACCGTCCACGGCACCGCCGATGCGCGCGTGAACTACACGAACGCCGAACGGCTCGATGCCGCCTTGAAGCAAGCCGGCACGGTGTCTCTCTTGATCCCGATGCAGGGGGCCGGCCACGGCATTCCGACCGGGCCCGAGTTGAGCGGCCGGATGCAGCAGTTCTGGGATCTTTACTTGCGCGACGTGAAGTCGGAAATCTCGACCGCTCCGATCGTCGTCGCCCCGCCTGCTCCACCGAAATAA
- a CDS encoding neutral/alkaline non-lysosomal ceramidase N-terminal domain-containing protein: protein MNIGFDAYPLRANSPCRFRWVVCFAAVLLVAAGGSASVAGADWKVGIAKAVITPAKSVWLAGYGSKRAPDGKLHDLWMKALALEDEAGNRAVLVTSDFQGVPKVFSDPVFVQLKQRFALERAQVMITFSHNHCGPRLGDDLIDYYPIEAAQVALVDEYTTEMQTAMVEMIGRALAALAPARIQTGEGRATFAVNRRNNREAEVPQMIAKGTPLVGPVDHAVPVMTVTRPDGKLDAILFGYACHPTTLNFMKWCGDYPGFAQLELEKSHPGATAMFVNTCGGDQNPLPRRSVELCERYGHMLAVGVEEALGKPLKPVSPKLATTFEMLDLPYLKVVDRGDLHTAMQDKSPVRARWAARLLQLLDAGAKFPAAYPYPLHAWKLGDELLIVGMGAETVVDYALRFKREFGPGTWVFGYVDDMIAYIPSRRVWNEGGYEGGSNLFEYGRPAFRWGDGIEENIAAAVHKLVKQVAPERAAASNAAPK, encoded by the coding sequence AATATCGGTTTCGATGCCTACCCGCTTCGCGCGAACTCGCCCTGTAGATTCCGCTGGGTCGTGTGTTTTGCAGCGGTGTTGCTGGTCGCTGCGGGAGGGTCGGCGTCCGTCGCGGGGGCCGATTGGAAAGTCGGTATCGCGAAGGCCGTGATTACGCCGGCGAAGTCCGTGTGGCTGGCCGGCTACGGCTCGAAGCGCGCCCCCGACGGCAAGCTGCACGACCTCTGGATGAAGGCCCTCGCGCTGGAAGACGAGGCCGGCAATCGGGCCGTGCTCGTTACGAGCGACTTTCAAGGGGTGCCGAAAGTTTTCAGCGATCCGGTCTTCGTGCAGCTCAAGCAACGCTTCGCGCTCGAACGAGCGCAGGTGATGATTACCTTTTCGCACAACCACTGCGGCCCTCGGCTCGGCGACGACCTGATCGATTACTATCCGATCGAAGCCGCTCAGGTGGCCCTGGTCGATGAATACACGACGGAAATGCAAACGGCGATGGTCGAGATGATCGGCCGGGCGCTCGCGGCGCTCGCGCCGGCTCGCATTCAGACCGGCGAAGGGCGCGCGACATTCGCCGTGAACCGGCGCAACAACCGTGAAGCGGAAGTTCCGCAGATGATCGCGAAAGGGACGCCGCTCGTCGGGCCCGTCGATCATGCGGTGCCGGTGATGACCGTGACTCGCCCCGACGGCAAGCTCGACGCGATTCTCTTCGGCTACGCCTGCCATCCGACGACGCTCAACTTCATGAAGTGGTGCGGCGATTATCCCGGCTTCGCGCAGCTCGAACTCGAGAAGAGCCATCCCGGCGCGACGGCGATGTTCGTCAACACCTGCGGCGGCGACCAGAACCCCCTGCCGCGAAGAAGCGTCGAGCTCTGCGAGCGGTATGGGCACATGCTCGCGGTCGGCGTCGAAGAAGCGCTCGGCAAGCCGCTCAAGCCGGTTTCGCCGAAGCTGGCGACCACGTTCGAGATGCTCGATTTGCCGTACCTCAAAGTCGTCGATCGGGGCGACCTGCACACGGCGATGCAAGACAAGAGCCCGGTGCGGGCACGTTGGGCCGCGCGGTTGTTGCAGTTGCTCGATGCCGGCGCAAAGTTTCCCGCGGCCTATCCTTATCCGCTGCACGCTTGGAAGCTGGGTGATGAGTTGCTCATCGTCGGCATGGGAGCCGAGACGGTCGTCGACTACGCGCTGCGCTTTAAGCGCGAGTTCGGGCCGGGCACGTGGGTCTTCGGCTACGTCGACGACATGATCGCTTACATTCCGTCGCGGCGCGTGTGGAACGAAGGGGGCTACGAAGGGGGTTCCAACCTTTTCGAGTACGGCAGGCCGGCGTTTCGCTGGGGAGACGGGATCGAAGAAAACATCGCCGCGGCCGTTCACAAGCTCGTGAAGCAAGTCGCTCCCGAGCGAGCCGCCGCGAGCAATGCCGCGCCGAAGTAA